The Myotis daubentonii chromosome 9, mMyoDau2.1, whole genome shotgun sequence genome has a segment encoding these proteins:
- the LOC132241508 gene encoding phospholipase A and acyltransferase 3-like isoform X10, whose protein sequence is MALSQAKPKPGDLIEIFRPGYAHWAVYVGGGYVVHLTSTGETAGAASASLRSVLTDKAIVKKELLYFVAGKDKYRVNNKHDQKYSPLPPNEIVRRAEEKVGREILYNVTRDNCEHFVNELRYGVSRSDQVTEAVVAGSMMAGGMMAGSMMALRMAARFLPGLSVGLGLGLAVSALIGSLKDTGEQAGSTERPRNHTSSSRLIQRGRKYTKTSVAASYTFPTGDPASGN, encoded by the exons TCACAGGCCAAACCGAAACCTGGAGACCTGATTGAGATTTTCCGCCCTGGCTACGCGCACTGGGCCGTCTACGTGGGGGGTGGCTACGTGGTGCACCTGACTTCTACAG GTGAAACTGCAGGAGCTGCGTCGGCCAGCCTCAGGTCTGTCCTGACCGACAAGGCCATAGTGAAGAAGGAGCTGCTTTATTTTGTTGCCGGGAAAGACAAGTACCGTGTCAATAACAAGCATGACCAGAAGTACTCCCCGCTGCCTCCCAACGAAATCGTGCGTCGGGCGGAGGAGAAGGTGGGGCGGGAGATACTCTACAATGTGACCAGGGACAACTGTGAGCACTTCGTGAATGAGCTGCGTTACGGAGTCTCCCGCAGCGACCAG GTCACCGAAGCGGTCGTGGCGGGCAGCATGATGGCTGGCGGCATGATGGCTGGCAGCATGATGGCACTCCGCATGGCAGCCCGCTTTTTACCTGGTTTGTCAGTAGGCCTCGGCCTGGGCCTGGCCGTCTCGGCCCTCATTGGGTCCCTGAAGGACACAGGCGAGCAAGCAGGAAGTACAGAAAGGCCAAGGAATCATACCAGCAGCAGCCGGTTA atACAAAGGGGCAGGAAATATACAAAGACATCAGTGGCTGCATCCTACAcgtttcctactggggatccagcctccgggaattga
- the LOC132241508 gene encoding phospholipase A and acyltransferase 3-like isoform X12 produces MASSQAKPKPGDLIEIFRPGYAHWAVYVGGGYVVHLTSTGETAGAASASLRSVLTDKAIVKKELLYFVAGKDKYRVNNKHDQKYSPLPPNEIVRRAEEKVGREILYNVTRDNCEHFVNELRYGVSRSDQVTEAVVAGSMMAGGMMAGSMMALRMAARFLPGLSVGLGLGLAVSALIGSLKDTGEQAGSTERPRNHTSSSRLIQRGRKYTKTSVAASYTFPTGDPASGN; encoded by the exons TCACAGGCCAAACCGAAACCTGGAGACCTGATTGAGATTTTCCGCCCTGGCTACGCGCACTGGGCCGTCTACGTGGGGGGTGGCTACGTGGTGCACCTGACTTCTACAG GTGAAACTGCAGGAGCTGCGTCGGCCAGCCTCAGGTCTGTCCTGACCGACAAGGCCATAGTGAAGAAGGAGCTGCTTTATTTTGTTGCCGGGAAAGACAAGTACCGTGTCAATAACAAGCATGACCAGAAGTACTCCCCGCTGCCTCCCAACGAAATCGTGCGTCGGGCGGAGGAGAAGGTGGGGCGGGAGATACTCTACAATGTGACCAGGGACAACTGTGAGCACTTCGTGAATGAGCTGCGTTACGGAGTCTCCCGCAGCGACCAG GTCACCGAAGCGGTCGTGGCGGGCAGCATGATGGCTGGCGGCATGATGGCTGGCAGCATGATGGCACTCCGCATGGCAGCCCGCTTTTTACCTGGTTTGTCAGTAGGCCTCGGCCTGGGCCTGGCCGTCTCGGCCCTCATTGGGTCCCTGAAGGACACAGGCGAGCAAGCAGGAAGTACAGAAAGGCCAAGGAATCATACCAGCAGCAGCCGGTTA atACAAAGGGGCAGGAAATATACAAAGACATCAGTGGCTGCATCCTACAcgtttcctactggggatccagcctccgggaattga
- the LOC132241508 gene encoding phospholipase A and acyltransferase 3-like isoform X6 produces the protein MAPSQAKPKPGDLIEIFRPGYAHWAVYVGGGYVVHLTSTGETAGAASASLRSVLTDKAIVKKELLYFVAGKDKYRVNNKHDQKYSPLPPNEIVRRAEEKVGREILYNVTRDNCEHFVNELRYGVSRSDQVTEAVVAGSMMAGGMMAGSMMALRMAARFLPGLSVGLGLGLAVSALIGSLKDTGEQAGSTERPRNHTSSSRLIQRGRKYTKTSVAASYTFPTGDPASGN, from the exons TCACAGGCCAAACCGAAACCTGGAGACCTGATTGAGATTTTCCGCCCTGGCTACGCGCACTGGGCCGTCTACGTGGGGGGTGGCTACGTGGTGCACCTGACTTCTACAG GTGAAACTGCAGGAGCTGCGTCGGCCAGCCTCAGGTCTGTCCTGACCGACAAGGCCATAGTGAAGAAGGAGCTGCTTTATTTTGTTGCCGGGAAAGACAAGTACCGTGTCAATAACAAGCATGACCAGAAGTACTCCCCGCTGCCTCCCAACGAAATCGTGCGTCGGGCGGAGGAGAAGGTGGGGCGGGAGATACTCTACAATGTGACCAGGGACAACTGTGAGCACTTCGTGAATGAGCTGCGTTACGGAGTCTCCCGCAGCGACCAG GTCACCGAAGCGGTCGTGGCGGGCAGCATGATGGCTGGCGGCATGATGGCTGGCAGCATGATGGCACTCCGCATGGCAGCCCGCTTTTTACCTGGTTTGTCAGTAGGCCTCGGCCTGGGCCTGGCCGTCTCGGCCCTCATTGGGTCCCTGAAGGACACAGGCGAGCAAGCAGGAAGTACAGAAAGGCCAAGGAATCATACCAGCAGCAGCCGGTTA atACAAAGGGGCAGGAAATATACAAAGACATCAGTGGCTGCATCCTACAcgtttcctactggggatccagcctccgggaattga